Proteins encoded together in one uncultured Desulfosarcina sp. window:
- a CDS encoding FAD-dependent oxidoreductase translates to MFWKSKPLWGKKPGLKSSYDAVIIGGGLHGLATAYYLAKEQGIRNVAIIEKRYIGFGGAGRNTAIVRANQRTQYNVPLYKVALDLWPVLTRELDFNLMFNNCGNLNLMHSEAAMKAARMTIATAQFHGVESHLIDAKQAKELVPALNISEDITFPIHGAMFHPPGGIVRHDAVVWGLAKGCARHGVHIHQQTEATAIHTEGGKITGVSTSRGRIATKQVLVSAGGYSAGIINRMLGIKLPISVLTIQAMVTQPLKPILNHVVSSGAYHCYANQTLKGEIATGAHMDQWPNYTTQNTAHYIKHQAESLSDWLPCLRGVKFMRIWGGLADMTPDMAPIMDGNDPIDGFYMDCGWGYFGFKSCSAAGKYMAEYMATGNCPDMLKPFNLRRYENHELMGETAALVSYTPDN, encoded by the coding sequence ATGTTCTGGAAATCCAAGCCCCTGTGGGGCAAAAAGCCCGGGCTGAAGTCCAGCTACGATGCCGTGATCATCGGCGGCGGCCTTCACGGCCTGGCCACGGCCTACTACCTGGCCAAAGAGCAGGGCATCAGGAATGTGGCCATCATCGAAAAGCGTTACATCGGATTCGGCGGGGCCGGGCGCAACACGGCCATCGTGCGGGCCAACCAGCGCACCCAGTACAATGTCCCCTTGTATAAGGTCGCCCTGGACCTGTGGCCGGTGCTCACCAGGGAGTTGGACTTCAACCTGATGTTCAACAACTGCGGCAACCTCAACCTGATGCACAGCGAAGCGGCCATGAAGGCGGCCCGCATGACCATCGCCACGGCCCAGTTCCACGGCGTGGAGAGCCACCTCATCGACGCCAAACAGGCCAAGGAGCTGGTGCCGGCCCTGAACATCTCCGAAGACATCACCTTTCCCATCCATGGCGCCATGTTCCATCCCCCCGGCGGCATCGTGCGCCACGACGCCGTGGTCTGGGGGCTGGCCAAGGGGTGCGCCAGGCATGGGGTGCACATCCACCAGCAGACCGAGGCCACGGCCATTCACACCGAAGGCGGCAAAATCACCGGCGTTTCCACCTCCCGCGGCCGGATCGCCACCAAACAGGTGCTGGTGTCCGCCGGCGGATACAGCGCCGGCATCATCAACCGGATGCTGGGCATCAAGCTACCCATCAGCGTGCTCACCATTCAGGCCATGGTCACCCAGCCGCTGAAACCGATTCTCAACCATGTGGTCTCCTCCGGCGCCTATCACTGCTACGCCAACCAGACCCTCAAGGGAGAAATCGCCACCGGCGCCCACATGGACCAGTGGCCCAACTACACGACCCAGAACACGGCCCACTATATCAAACACCAGGCCGAATCCCTGTCCGACTGGCTGCCCTGCCTGCGCGGCGTCAAATTCATGCGCATCTGGGGCGGCCTGGCCGACATGACCCCGGATATGGCCCCCATCATGGACGGCAACGATCCCATCGACGGATTCTACATGGACTGCGGCTGGGGTTATTTCGGATTCAAATCGTGCAGCGCCGCGGGCAAATACATGGCCGAGTACATGGCCACCGGCAACTGTCCGGACATGCTCAAACCGTTCAACCTACGCCGCTACGAGAACCATGAACTGATGGGCGAGACGGCGGCGCTGGTGAGCTACACCCCAGACAACTGA
- a CDS encoding MurR/RpiR family transcriptional regulator, with protein MAGMVEGPTQSVIDTIMAHMDALTPKGRILGNYILQYPRKAVFMTTKELAETTRVSEATVVRFVSQLGYEGYGDFLQALRDHVDTGLSLPERVELDFMTGPAGDRFHRIVLEEMNNLRQLYKHIDAEALSAFADRLQTAPSVCVVGSRISYTFAYYLGWSLTKVRKGVTLIKGSDSAAIDWLNNAPVESLVILFAISRYPTELIRLGKVARRLGHTLFVITDSALCPLIPFAHRHLVAPTKSFPLVGYATAISCVVDYLIQELAGRDGDELKKHQDRLEQIYRENDILFDMHTERLD; from the coding sequence ATGGCAGGCATGGTCGAAGGCCCAACCCAATCCGTGATCGATACCATTATGGCCCACATGGACGCTCTGACGCCCAAGGGCCGCATCCTGGGCAATTATATTCTCCAGTATCCCCGCAAGGCCGTTTTCATGACCACCAAGGAGCTGGCCGAGACCACCCGGGTGAGCGAGGCCACCGTGGTGCGCTTTGTCAGCCAGCTCGGCTACGAGGGGTACGGCGATTTTCTGCAGGCCCTCCGCGATCACGTGGATACCGGCCTTTCCCTGCCGGAGCGGGTCGAACTGGACTTTATGACCGGCCCCGCCGGCGACCGTTTTCACCGCATCGTTTTGGAAGAGATGAACAATCTCCGACAGCTATACAAGCATATTGACGCCGAGGCGCTGAGCGCGTTTGCCGACCGGCTCCAGACGGCCCCCAGCGTCTGCGTGGTGGGATCGCGCATTTCCTACACCTTTGCCTACTATCTGGGCTGGTCCCTCACCAAAGTGCGCAAGGGCGTCACCCTTATCAAGGGCAGCGACTCGGCCGCCATCGACTGGCTCAACAACGCGCCCGTCGAGAGCCTGGTGATTCTTTTCGCCATCTCGCGCTACCCCACCGAACTGATCCGGCTGGGGAAGGTGGCCCGGCGGCTGGGGCACACGCTTTTCGTGATCACCGACAGCGCCCTTTGCCCACTGATCCCCTTTGCCCACCGTCACCTGGTCGCTCCCACCAAATCGTTCCCGCTGGTGGGCTACGCCACGGCGATCTCCTGCGTCGTCGACTACCTGATCCAGGAGCTGGCCGGCCGCGACGGCGATGAACTGAAGAAGCACCAGGACCGGCTCGAGCAGATCTACCGCGAAAACGATATTCTGTTCGATATGCACACGGAGCGGTTGGACTGA
- a CDS encoding sarcosine oxidase subunit delta gives MALTLTCPICGKRNGYEFRYGGEDKGPRPAEEGLTPAAWCDYVHMNKCTAGVQKEWWFHRDGCGAWFTTWRDTTKNIEVKPPEASK, from the coding sequence ATGGCCTTAACACTCACCTGCCCCATCTGCGGCAAACGCAACGGATACGAATTCCGTTACGGAGGAGAAGACAAGGGGCCGCGCCCGGCCGAGGAAGGCCTGACGCCGGCGGCCTGGTGCGACTATGTCCATATGAACAAATGCACGGCCGGCGTCCAGAAGGAGTGGTGGTTTCACCGCGACGGATGCGGAGCATGGTTCACCACCTGGCGCGACACAACCAAAAACATCGAAGTGAAACCACCGGAGGCGAGCAAATGA